The bacterium sequence GTCGCTTCAAAATCGGTAATTACTCCATCTTTTAAAGGTCTTGTAGCCACAATAGAAGCAGGAGTTCTTCCAAGCATTTCTTTCGCTTCATTCCCTACCGCAAGTATGGTTTTAGAACCCTTATGAATAGCTATAACTGAAGGTTCAAACAAAACAATACCTTTACCCTTAGCATATACTAAAGTATTGGCAGTGCCCAGATCTATACCCAGGTCATTAGAAGAAAAACCCCAGATACGATCAAATATCATATTATTACCTCCCGTTTTTTTAATTAAATATTAATTTCCTAAATATCCGCCGTAATTATATCCTTTTTTATAAAAAAAGCAAAACAAAATAAAATATAGTATAATGTCGACCGATATGTTGAGGTCTCTATTAAAAACAAAAATAAACGGCGCTACCGTTACCCAAACACAACTTCATTATGAAGGAAGTATCACAATTGATGAAGAAATAATGGAGCAAGCCAATTTACTTCCCTTCGAAGAGGTTTGGGTATTGAATGTAAACAATGGCACGCGTTTTGTCACTTACTGCATAAAAGGAAAAAGAAATAGTGGGGCTATATGTCTAAACGGCCCTTGCTCAAGATTAGCTCAAGTAGGAGATAAAATTATGATTGTCTGTTTTTCTTCCTTTTCGCAGGAAGAGGCAAAAAATCATAAGCCACAATTGGTCTATCTTGATGAAAAGAATAAAATCACTAATCACTAATTCCCGAAAATCTTTTTATCTTCTTTAATTGGAAATTGGGAATTAGATATTAGAAATTTTTTGTTTAAGCATTAGCATTCTTCTCTTATACTTTGAATTGTCTCTGCTTTTCCGTCTTCATTAACTTGAATAATTACCGCATTTAGCAAACCTGTTCCTGAAGAAGGTTTCATTCTGTAGGGAATTCCCGTAAGAAATCTTTTTAAAACAATATCCGCTTCAACTCCTATTATAGAATCAATTGCCCCGGTCATCCCCACATCGGTAATATATGCGGTCATATCAGGTAAAACGCAAGCGTCTGCGGTCTGAACATGAGTATGGGTTCCTATAACTGCGGAGACTTTGCCGTCCAAAAACCTGCCCATAGCTACTTTTTCGGATGTTGCTTCTGCATGAAAATCCACAATTATTATAGAGGTATGTTTTTTTATTAAAGCAATTTCTTCTAAGGCTTTCCTAAAGGGACAATCTACAATAGGCATAAAAACTCTACCGGATAAATTTATTACACCTACGGATATTCCGTTATCTGTTTTTGCAACACAAGCGCCGCGACCTGGAACACCGGGCGGATAATTTGCGGGTCTTAGTGTATTTTTATCATTATCAAGATAAGGAATTATCTCTTTTTTATCCCAAATATGATTGCCTGAGGTAATAACATCAATTCCTAATTCGAAAAGATCCTGGGCTGTTTGGGGCGTTAAACCTACTCCTCCGGAAGCATTTTCTCCGTTTGCTATGCAAAGATTAAACTCTTTCTTATGGCAGGCAAGATAATTTTCGACTAAGGTTCTTCCTGCTCTGCCAATTATATCTCCTATCACCAGAATTTTTATCATCGTTTATAGTTTATAGTGTATGGTTTATAGTTGTGTTGTATTATTTTCTATAAACTATCAACCATACACTATTTCTATTATTTCGCGTAATCTATCGCTCTTTTTTCCCTAATAACAGTAATTTTAATCTGCCCCGCATACTCCATTTCTTTTTGAATTTTCTGGGACAAATCATGAGCCAAAACAGCAGTCTGGTCATCGTTAATCGCTTCTGGTTCAACCATTACCCTGACTTCTCTTCCAGCCTGAATGGCATAAGATTTTTTAACACCGTCAAAAGAGTTGGCAAGGCTTTCCAGTTTTTCTAATCTCTTAATATAATTTTCCAGACTTTCTCTTCTTGCTCCGGGTCTTGCAGCAGAAATTGTATCAGCCGCCTGTAAAAGTGCAGCGTAAACATTTGAAGCAGATGTTTCAGCGTCATGATGACTTTTAACGGCATCGATTAAAACAGCCGATTCGTTGAATTTTTCCGCTAACTGAGCGCCAATTTGGGCATGCGAACCTTCTACTTCATGGTCAACCGCTTTACCCAAATCGTGCAAAAGCCCGATTCTTTTGGCTAATTTTATATCTAACTTTAATTCTCCTGCCATTATTCCCATCAGAAAGGCCATTTCCACAGAATGTTGCAATACATTCTGTCCATAGCTTGTTCTATACTTCAGTCTACCCAAAAGAATCTTTTCTTCAGGTTTTAAATCGTGTATGCCCAATTCAAAACAAGCTTTTTCTCCTTCTTCTCTGATAGATGCTTCCATTTTTTCTTTAACTTTGGTTACGACCTCTTCAATTCTGGCAGGATGTATTCTCCCGTCTGAAATCAATTTTTCAAGAGACATTCGGGCAATTTCCCTTCTAACCGGGTCAAATCCCGACAAAGTTACAGCTTCAGGCGTATCGTCAACAATAACATTTACCCCTGTTGCGTTTTCTAAAGCCCTTATATTTCTGCCTTCTCTACCGATAATTCTTCCTTTCATCTCGTCGGATGGCAAAGCAACTACCGAAGCAGTGCTTTCTACAACCTGATCCATCGCAATTCTCTGAATGGAAAAAGATATAATCTCCTGAGCTTTTTTCTCGGAAGTTTCTTTTATTTCATCTTCCATCCTCTTGGTTAAAATTGCCTTTTGCTCTTTGAGCTCTTGTTCTATCCTTTCAAGAAGCAATTTCTTAGCTTCCTCTTCAGAAAGAAGAGAAATCCTTTCTAAATTAGTTTTCTCTTCCTGTATAATTTGTTGCAAATCATTATCTTTTTCAAGCAGGACTCTTTCCTTATCTTTAATTCTATCTATCCTTGCTTCAAACTCCCTTTCTTTTTGCTCCCACAACTCTAATTTTCTGTCTAAATTCTCTTCCCGATGTAAAATCTTTTCTTCTCTTGCGAAAAGTTCTTGTCTCCTTTTTTGGATTTCCGCATCGGATTTAGACCTTAATTGATATAATTCCTCTTTAGATTCAAGTTGCAGTTCTTTGCGTTTTGTCTCTACCTGGCTTTCCGCATCAGCAATTAGCTTTTTGACCTGTTCTTCGGCTCTTTTTATTTTTCTTTCGCTTGCGAATTTTCGGAAGAAATACCCGACAAAAAATAAGGTTACTCCTGCGAACGCAGAAATAACCAAAAATTTAATTGGCAATCTAATCACCCCCTTTTAGCCCCAAACCAGAGCAAGCTCGATTTAGGGTAACACCGCAGAGGGGATTAACATTTCAAATCCTGCCCAATAGACAGAAAAATTCTAAATAAAGAGATTCTTCAAGGAATAACTTACTGTCTTTTTGCTCATTTCTCTCTACCGAACTTCCCAGTTTGCCAAAAGGCAAGAAAATTTTCAAATTTAAATGTTAAAACCTATTTAGTTTGTTCTCTATATTAAATCAATAATCTTTTTCTCTGCGGTAACAGAAGAATTATAAAAAATAGAAGAGTAAAAGTCAACCCCGTAAGAAATTACGGTCGTCTAAAGGCGACCTATTTCAACGGGGTTAACCCCGAACCCGTGTCGCTTTTGCAGCAGGCGAGAGAACAAACTCGGGTTAGAGACAAATTTTACCTTCAAAGACAGTATTTGCTGCATTTTTGAATACAATTCATACGAAATTCATCCACAGAGAACCTAATTTCCAAAACCCTAATGCTTCGTCAAGACGAATCAGACCCAATAGATTTTCTGCCGATATGTTCAAGCAAAGCAATTATGACAAAGATGACAACGGCCTGCAGTAAAATTACAGTTGCGCCTAATCTTCCCACCGTAAAAAGAAGCGTGGCATTTATTCCTATACAAAAAGTAACCAGATAAATAAAAGCAACCGCCTGCGGTTGAGTCATACCAAGCCGAACCAATCTATGGGAAAAATGATTTTTATCGCCAACAAAAAGAGGTTTTTTCCGAGATAATCTAATCAAAATAACCGAAACCGTATCAAATATAGGTACTCCAAGAATAAGAAGAGGCATAACTACAGGCAAAAGCGTGGGATTCCCTTTAGAATAAAAGGTGGACATAATAGTTAAAGTCGCTAACATAAATCCGAGCCACATACTTCCTGCATCACCCATAAACATAGAGGAAGGATACCAATTAAAAATGAGAAATCCCGCTAAAACGCCTGCAAAAATTACCAAAATAGAAGAAGTAAAAAGCTGATATTGTAAAGAAGTAATCCCAACAAAAATTAATGTAGCAACCAGAGCTACTCCGCAAGCTAATCCATCCATATTATCCATAAGATTAAAAGCATTCATAAGAAGAACAAACCATAAGACGGTAAGCAACCCCCCGAAAAAAGTATTTGGCATAAAAAGAGTAATTCTTACTCCTAAAGAAACCATAAGAATACCGACAACAGACGTAGAAAAAAGCTTGACATAAGCATTCATGCCCTTTATATCGTCTATCAAGCCAATAATCATAACTAATGTCCCGCCTAAAACAATTGGCAATATTTTAAAAACCACTCTTTGCAGGGGGGGTATTATCCCTATAATGGATTGCGGCATAAGCAACTTAAGACCGGGAGAATTCCAAAAAAATCTCAAGATAACTATGCCGACCACAATTGTCAGCATGAGAGAGAAAAAAAGTGCCAATCCGCCGAGAAGCGGTTTCGGCAATGTGTGAACTTTTCTTTCAGAAGGAATGTCCAAAATATTGAATTTTAAGGCAATACTACGAAATAAAGGTGTTAATATCAGTGAGAAAAGAAAAGAAATAGCGAAAAGACCAAAATAGATAATTATCCACATAGTTTTCCCTCACTACAATTTAAAACAGTCGATAGTTTGTGGTTCTTCCGTTTTTGCTATCAACTAT is a genomic window containing:
- a CDS encoding aspartate 1-decarboxylase, coding for MLRSLLKTKINGATVTQTQLHYEGSITIDEEIMEQANLLPFEEVWVLNVNNGTRFVTYCIKGKRNSGAICLNGPCSRLAQVGDKIMIVCFSSFSQEEAKNHKPQLVYLDEKNKITNH
- a CDS encoding TIGR00282 family metallophosphoesterase; this translates as MKILVIGDIIGRAGRTLVENYLACHKKEFNLCIANGENASGGVGLTPQTAQDLFELGIDVITSGNHIWDKKEIIPYLDNDKNTLRPANYPPGVPGRGACVAKTDNGISVGVINLSGRVFMPIVDCPFRKALEEIALIKKHTSIIIVDFHAEATSEKVAMGRFLDGKVSAVIGTHTHVQTADACVLPDMTAYITDVGMTGAIDSIIGVEADIVLKRFLTGIPYRMKPSSGTGLLNAVIIQVNEDGKAETIQSIREEC
- the rny gene encoding ribonuclease Y, producing the protein MIRLPIKFLVISAFAGVTLFFVGYFFRKFASERKIKRAEEQVKKLIADAESQVETKRKELQLESKEELYQLRSKSDAEIQKRRQELFAREEKILHREENLDRKLELWEQKEREFEARIDRIKDKERVLLEKDNDLQQIIQEEKTNLERISLLSEEEAKKLLLERIEQELKEQKAILTKRMEDEIKETSEKKAQEIISFSIQRIAMDQVVESTASVVALPSDEMKGRIIGREGRNIRALENATGVNVIVDDTPEAVTLSGFDPVRREIARMSLEKLISDGRIHPARIEEVVTKVKEKMEASIREEGEKACFELGIHDLKPEEKILLGRLKYRTSYGQNVLQHSVEMAFLMGIMAGELKLDIKLAKRIGLLHDLGKAVDHEVEGSHAQIGAQLAEKFNESAVLIDAVKSHHDAETSASNVYAALLQAADTISAARPGARRESLENYIKRLEKLESLANSFDGVKKSYAIQAGREVRVMVEPEAINDDQTAVLAHDLSQKIQKEMEYAGQIKITVIREKRAIDYAK
- a CDS encoding undecaprenyl/decaprenyl-phosphate alpha-N-acetylglucosaminyl 1-phosphate transferase, producing the protein MWIIIYFGLFAISFLFSLILTPLFRSIALKFNILDIPSERKVHTLPKPLLGGLALFFSLMLTIVVGIVILRFFWNSPGLKLLMPQSIIGIIPPLQRVVFKILPIVLGGTLVMIIGLIDDIKGMNAYVKLFSTSVVGILMVSLGVRITLFMPNTFFGGLLTVLWFVLLMNAFNLMDNMDGLACGVALVATLIFVGITSLQYQLFTSSILVIFAGVLAGFLIFNWYPSSMFMGDAGSMWLGFMLATLTIMSTFYSKGNPTLLPVVMPLLILGVPIFDTVSVILIRLSRKKPLFVGDKNHFSHRLVRLGMTQPQAVAFIYLVTFCIGINATLLFTVGRLGATVILLQAVVIFVIIALLEHIGRKSIGSDSS